One genomic window of Quercus lobata isolate SW786 chromosome 9, ValleyOak3.0 Primary Assembly, whole genome shotgun sequence includes the following:
- the LOC115960204 gene encoding probable serine/threonine-protein kinase At1g09600 isoform X3: MLLMQIGQGTYSSVYKARDLDTGKIVALKKVRFLNMDPESVRFMAREIHILRKLDHPNVMKLEGIVTSRMSSSLYLVFEYMDHDLAGLAATRSIKFTEPQIKCYMQQLFCGLEHCHSRGILHRDIKGSNLLIDNNGVLKIGDFGLATFYEPDQEQPLTSRVVTLWYRAPELLLGATEYGAAIDMWSSGCILAELFAGKPIMPGRTEVEQMHKIFKLCGSPSEDYWQKSKLPHATSFKPQHRYRRFVADTFKDFPSSALALVDKLLSIEPEKRGSAASALRSEFFTTKPLPCEPSSLPKYPPSKEIDAKLRDEEERRRKAENVKGRGADSVRRGLRDAKAVPTPEFNAQGDVSLKGQTNPKTSSHKYDPTEESGSGFRMEPPRGARKNGYTHSSSVAHTSLVGSSLNRPGAPARYNGESKAQKSHMPPAAADLSNSPHKDERVARKEPGMGYVPKKNRIHYSGPLMPPGGNIEDMLKEHERQIQQAVRKARLDKTRTNKNYDGYH; the protein is encoded by the exons ATGCTATTAATGCAGATTGGACAAGGAACTTACAGCAGTGTATATAAGGCTCGTGACCTTGACACTGGCAAAATCGTTGCATTGAAGAAAGTTCGATTTCTAAATATGGATCCAGAAAGTGTACGATTTATGGCTAGGGAAATCCATATTCTGCGTAAACTTGACCATCCAAATGTTATGAAGCTTGAGGGAATAGTTACATCAAGGATGTCAAGCAGCTTGTACCTTGTCTTTGAGTACATGGACCATGACCTTGCTGGGCTTGCAGCAACACGTAGCATCAAGTTTACCGAACCACAG ATTAAATGTTACATGCAACAGTTGTTTTGTGGCCTTGAGCACTGCCATAGCCGTGGTATTCTTCACCGAGACATCAAAGGTTCAAATCTTCTGATTGACAATAATGGAGTTCTTAAGATTGGAGACTTTGGTTTGGCCACCTTTTATGAGCCTGATCAAGAGCAGCCGTTGACAAGCCGTGTTGTAACTCTGTGGTATAGAGCACCTGAGCTCTTGCTTGGGGCTACAGAGTATGGGGCTGCTATTGATATGTGGAGCTCGGGTTGCATCCTAGCAGAACTGTTTGCTGGGAAGCCTATTATGCCTGGAAGAACAGAG GTGGAACAAATGCATAAGATTTTTAAGCTTTGTGGGTCACCCTCTGAGGACTACtggcaaaaatcaaaattgcCTCATGCAACTAGTTTCAAACCTCAACATCGATACAGGCGTTTTGTTGCTGACACATTCAAAGACTTTCCCTCTTCTGCTTTGGCTCTTGTTGATAAACTCCTTTCAATAGAACCAGAGAAACGAGGATCAGCTGCATCTGCACTTAGAAGTGAG TTCTTCACAACAAAGCCCCTACCTTGTGAGCCATCAAGTttaccaaaatatcctccaAGCAAGGAGATTGATGCCAAGCTTCGAGATGAGGAAGAAAGAAG gAGAAAAGCTGAAAATGTAAAAGGACGTGGTGCTGATTCTGTGAGAAGGGGTTTAAGAGATGCCAAGGCAGTGCCAACACCAGAATTCAACGCCCAGGGAGATGTTTCTTTGAAG GGGCAGACTAATCCCAAAACCTCCAGTCACAAGTACGATCCCACGGAGGAAAGTGGGTCTGGTTTCCGGATGGAGCCACCTAGAGGAGCTAGGAAGAATGGCTACACTCATTCTAGTTCAGTGGCACACACTAGTTTAGTAGGATCATCATTGAACAGGCCGGGAGCCCCTGCAAGATACAATGGTGAGTCAAAGGCACAGAAGTCTCACATGCCTCCAGCAGCTGCAGACCTGTCCAATTCTCCGCATAAAGATGAAAGAGTAGCTAGAAAAGAACCTGGAATg GGATATGTACCAAAGAAGAACAGAATCCACTACTCTGGACCATTGATGCCACCAGGAGGTAACATTGAAGATATGCTCAAAGAGCATGAGAGACAAATCCAACAAGCTGTTCGTAAAGCACGACTTGACAAGACCAGAACCAATAAAAACTACGATGGTTACCATTAA
- the LOC115960204 gene encoding probable serine/threonine-protein kinase At1g54610 isoform X1, with product MGCICSKGASDAEKIADWERAQELSKSVQVIAPAPSKRQEVVVEVIGGGGVDGSFRPKSKASSTVNSGSITSAKDTEEKKKRIVERPTNGHHQRWATMDLGSSGRHSEVSKIISTPQGGKGEQSVAGWPSWLTAVAGEAIKGWVPRRAESFEKLDKIGQGTYSSVYKARDLDTGKIVALKKVRFLNMDPESVRFMAREIHILRKLDHPNVMKLEGIVTSRMSSSLYLVFEYMDHDLAGLAATRSIKFTEPQIKCYMQQLFCGLEHCHSRGILHRDIKGSNLLIDNNGVLKIGDFGLATFYEPDQEQPLTSRVVTLWYRAPELLLGATEYGAAIDMWSSGCILAELFAGKPIMPGRTEVEQMHKIFKLCGSPSEDYWQKSKLPHATSFKPQHRYRRFVADTFKDFPSSALALVDKLLSIEPEKRGSAASALRSEFFTTKPLPCEPSSLPKYPPSKEIDAKLRDEEERRRKAENVKGRGADSVRRGLRDAKAVPTPEFNAQGDVSLKGQTNPKTSSHKYDPTEESGSGFRMEPPRGARKNGYTHSSSVAHTSLVGSSLNRPGAPARYNGESKAQKSHMPPAAADLSNSPHKDERVARKEPGMGYVPKKNRIHYSGPLMPPGGNIEDMLKEHERQIQQAVRKARLDKTRTNKNYDGYH from the exons ATGGGGTGCATTTGCTCCAAAGGAGCCTCAGACGCTGAAAAGATTGCTGATTGGGAGAGAGCGCAGGAGCTTAGTAAGTCAGTTCAAGTGATAGCTCCAGCTCCCTCTAAGAGACAGGAGGTGGTAGTAGAGGTAATAGGTGGTGGAGGAGTTGATGGTTCATTTCGTCCGAAATCTAAGGCATCCTCAACAGTGAATTCGGGGTCTATCACGTCGGCAAAGGACactgaagagaagaaaaaaaggattgTGGAAAGACCAACCAATGGCCATCACCAAAGATGGGCAACAATGGATTTAGGATCAAGTGGAAGACATTCTGAGGTGTCTAAGATAATTAGCACGCCCCAAGGTGGTAAAGGGGAGCAAAGTGTGGCTGGGTGGCCGTCTTGGTTAACTGCAGTTGCAGGAGAAGCCATCAAAGGTTGGGTGCCTCGACGGGCAGAATCGTTTGAGAAGTTAGACAAA ATTGGACAAGGAACTTACAGCAGTGTATATAAGGCTCGTGACCTTGACACTGGCAAAATCGTTGCATTGAAGAAAGTTCGATTTCTAAATATGGATCCAGAAAGTGTACGATTTATGGCTAGGGAAATCCATATTCTGCGTAAACTTGACCATCCAAATGTTATGAAGCTTGAGGGAATAGTTACATCAAGGATGTCAAGCAGCTTGTACCTTGTCTTTGAGTACATGGACCATGACCTTGCTGGGCTTGCAGCAACACGTAGCATCAAGTTTACCGAACCACAG ATTAAATGTTACATGCAACAGTTGTTTTGTGGCCTTGAGCACTGCCATAGCCGTGGTATTCTTCACCGAGACATCAAAGGTTCAAATCTTCTGATTGACAATAATGGAGTTCTTAAGATTGGAGACTTTGGTTTGGCCACCTTTTATGAGCCTGATCAAGAGCAGCCGTTGACAAGCCGTGTTGTAACTCTGTGGTATAGAGCACCTGAGCTCTTGCTTGGGGCTACAGAGTATGGGGCTGCTATTGATATGTGGAGCTCGGGTTGCATCCTAGCAGAACTGTTTGCTGGGAAGCCTATTATGCCTGGAAGAACAGAG GTGGAACAAATGCATAAGATTTTTAAGCTTTGTGGGTCACCCTCTGAGGACTACtggcaaaaatcaaaattgcCTCATGCAACTAGTTTCAAACCTCAACATCGATACAGGCGTTTTGTTGCTGACACATTCAAAGACTTTCCCTCTTCTGCTTTGGCTCTTGTTGATAAACTCCTTTCAATAGAACCAGAGAAACGAGGATCAGCTGCATCTGCACTTAGAAGTGAG TTCTTCACAACAAAGCCCCTACCTTGTGAGCCATCAAGTttaccaaaatatcctccaAGCAAGGAGATTGATGCCAAGCTTCGAGATGAGGAAGAAAGAAG gAGAAAAGCTGAAAATGTAAAAGGACGTGGTGCTGATTCTGTGAGAAGGGGTTTAAGAGATGCCAAGGCAGTGCCAACACCAGAATTCAACGCCCAGGGAGATGTTTCTTTGAAG GGGCAGACTAATCCCAAAACCTCCAGTCACAAGTACGATCCCACGGAGGAAAGTGGGTCTGGTTTCCGGATGGAGCCACCTAGAGGAGCTAGGAAGAATGGCTACACTCATTCTAGTTCAGTGGCACACACTAGTTTAGTAGGATCATCATTGAACAGGCCGGGAGCCCCTGCAAGATACAATGGTGAGTCAAAGGCACAGAAGTCTCACATGCCTCCAGCAGCTGCAGACCTGTCCAATTCTCCGCATAAAGATGAAAGAGTAGCTAGAAAAGAACCTGGAATg GGATATGTACCAAAGAAGAACAGAATCCACTACTCTGGACCATTGATGCCACCAGGAGGTAACATTGAAGATATGCTCAAAGAGCATGAGAGACAAATCCAACAAGCTGTTCGTAAAGCACGACTTGACAAGACCAGAACCAATAAAAACTACGATGGTTACCATTAA
- the LOC115960205 gene encoding uncharacterized protein LOC115960205, whose translation MDLWAVHHVKNTTRTPVFLRNSFSEKPNSWHLGKPNSCSGADCKGKVFEIRVLRRRRISTSSSSSFAVRAMAKKNHENSGNGDRSIPEGDGKKKNNSSDGNKSNDTASNKSERTSLDWREFRANLFAREQAEKVETDTHNQDVKPHESKPLGLKWAHPIPVPETGCVLVATEKLDGVRTFERTVVLLLRSGTRHPQEGPFGIVINRPLHKKIKHMKPTNLDLATTFSDCSLHFGGPLEASMFLLKTGEKSKLPGFEEVIPGLCFGARNSLDEAAVLVKKGILKPQDFRFFVGYAGWQLDQLREEIESDYWYVAACSSNLICGASSDSSSEGLWEEILQLMGGHYSELSRKPKQDM comes from the exons ATGGATCTGTGGGCTGTACATCATGTAAAGAACACGACCCGGACCCCTGTCTTTCTCAGGAACTCGTTTTCTGAGAAACCCAATTCCTGGCACTTGGGAAAACCCAATTCTTGTAGCGGAGCTGACTGTAAAGGCAAGGTCTTTGAGATCAGGGTTTTGAGGAGACGCAGGAtttccacttcttcttcttcgtcctTTGCTGTTAGAGCTATGGCAAAGAAGAATCATGAAAATTCCG GAAATGGTGATCGTTCTATTCCAGAAGGAGAtgggaagaaaaagaacaatTCTTCTGATGGAAACAAATCCAATGACACTGCTTCCAATAAATCTGAGCGTACAAGCTTGGACTGGAGAGAGTTCAGAGCAAACCTATTTGCTCGGGAGCAG GCGGAAAAGGTAGAGACTGATACTCACAACCAGGATGTGAAGCCCCATGAGTCCAAACCTCTTGGCCTTAAATGGGCCCATCCTATTCCAGTACCTGAGACTGGCTGTGTCCTTGTCGCCACAGAAAAACTTGATGGAGTGCGAACTTTCGAGAGAACTGTTGTTCTCCTTCTTAGATCTGGAACCAGACATCCACAAGAAGGCCCGTTTGGGATTGTCATCAACCGTCCACTTCACAAAAAGATCAAACACATGAAACCCACTAATCTTGATCTAGCAACCACCTTTTCTGATTGTTCCTTGCATTTTGGGGGACCTCTTGAGGCAAgcatgtttttgttaaaaactggGGAAAAATCAAAGCTTCCTGGATTTGAAGAGGTGATCCCTGGCCTGTGCTTTGGTGCTCGAAACAGTTTGGATGAAGCTGCAGTGTTGGTAAAGAAGGGTATTCTTAAGCCTCAGGATTTCAGATTCTTTGTTGGTTATGCTGGGTGGCAGCTGGACCAATTGAGAGAGGAGATTGAATCTGATTATTGGTATGTGGCTGCTTGCAGCTCAAATTTGATTTGTGGGGCTTCATCAGATTCTTCATCAGAAGGTTTGTGGGAAGAGATATTGCAACTAATGGGTGGTCACTATTCAGAATTGAGCCGGAAGCCTAAGCAAGATATGTAG
- the LOC115960204 gene encoding probable serine/threonine-protein kinase At1g54610 isoform X2, which produces MGCICSKGASDAEKIADWERAQELSKSVQVIAPAPSKRQEVVVEVIGGGGVDGSFRPKSKASSTVNSGSITSAKDTEEKKKRIVERPTNGHHQRWATMDLGSSGRHSEVSKIISTPQGGKGEQSVAGWPSWLTAVAGEAIKGWVPRRAESFEKLDKIGQGTYSSVYKARDLDTGKIVALKKVRFLNMDPESVRFMAREIHILRKLDHPNVMKLEGIVTSRMSSSLYLVFEYMDHDLAGLAATRSIKFTEPQIKCYMQQLFCGLEHCHSRGILHRDIKGSNLLIDNNGVLKIGDFGLATFYEPDQEQPLTSRVVTLWYRAPELLLGATEYGAAIDMWSSGCILAELFAGKPIMPGRTEVEQMHKIFKLCGSPSEDYWQKSKLPHATSFKPQHRYRRFVADTFKDFPSSALALVDKLLSIEPEKRGSAASALRSEFFTTKPLPCEPSSLPKYPPSKEIDAKLRDEEERRRKAENVKGRGADSVRRGLRDAKAVPTPEFNAQGDVSLKTNPKTSSHKYDPTEESGSGFRMEPPRGARKNGYTHSSSVAHTSLVGSSLNRPGAPARYNGESKAQKSHMPPAAADLSNSPHKDERVARKEPGMGYVPKKNRIHYSGPLMPPGGNIEDMLKEHERQIQQAVRKARLDKTRTNKNYDGYH; this is translated from the exons ATGGGGTGCATTTGCTCCAAAGGAGCCTCAGACGCTGAAAAGATTGCTGATTGGGAGAGAGCGCAGGAGCTTAGTAAGTCAGTTCAAGTGATAGCTCCAGCTCCCTCTAAGAGACAGGAGGTGGTAGTAGAGGTAATAGGTGGTGGAGGAGTTGATGGTTCATTTCGTCCGAAATCTAAGGCATCCTCAACAGTGAATTCGGGGTCTATCACGTCGGCAAAGGACactgaagagaagaaaaaaaggattgTGGAAAGACCAACCAATGGCCATCACCAAAGATGGGCAACAATGGATTTAGGATCAAGTGGAAGACATTCTGAGGTGTCTAAGATAATTAGCACGCCCCAAGGTGGTAAAGGGGAGCAAAGTGTGGCTGGGTGGCCGTCTTGGTTAACTGCAGTTGCAGGAGAAGCCATCAAAGGTTGGGTGCCTCGACGGGCAGAATCGTTTGAGAAGTTAGACAAA ATTGGACAAGGAACTTACAGCAGTGTATATAAGGCTCGTGACCTTGACACTGGCAAAATCGTTGCATTGAAGAAAGTTCGATTTCTAAATATGGATCCAGAAAGTGTACGATTTATGGCTAGGGAAATCCATATTCTGCGTAAACTTGACCATCCAAATGTTATGAAGCTTGAGGGAATAGTTACATCAAGGATGTCAAGCAGCTTGTACCTTGTCTTTGAGTACATGGACCATGACCTTGCTGGGCTTGCAGCAACACGTAGCATCAAGTTTACCGAACCACAG ATTAAATGTTACATGCAACAGTTGTTTTGTGGCCTTGAGCACTGCCATAGCCGTGGTATTCTTCACCGAGACATCAAAGGTTCAAATCTTCTGATTGACAATAATGGAGTTCTTAAGATTGGAGACTTTGGTTTGGCCACCTTTTATGAGCCTGATCAAGAGCAGCCGTTGACAAGCCGTGTTGTAACTCTGTGGTATAGAGCACCTGAGCTCTTGCTTGGGGCTACAGAGTATGGGGCTGCTATTGATATGTGGAGCTCGGGTTGCATCCTAGCAGAACTGTTTGCTGGGAAGCCTATTATGCCTGGAAGAACAGAG GTGGAACAAATGCATAAGATTTTTAAGCTTTGTGGGTCACCCTCTGAGGACTACtggcaaaaatcaaaattgcCTCATGCAACTAGTTTCAAACCTCAACATCGATACAGGCGTTTTGTTGCTGACACATTCAAAGACTTTCCCTCTTCTGCTTTGGCTCTTGTTGATAAACTCCTTTCAATAGAACCAGAGAAACGAGGATCAGCTGCATCTGCACTTAGAAGTGAG TTCTTCACAACAAAGCCCCTACCTTGTGAGCCATCAAGTttaccaaaatatcctccaAGCAAGGAGATTGATGCCAAGCTTCGAGATGAGGAAGAAAGAAG gAGAAAAGCTGAAAATGTAAAAGGACGTGGTGCTGATTCTGTGAGAAGGGGTTTAAGAGATGCCAAGGCAGTGCCAACACCAGAATTCAACGCCCAGGGAGATGTTTCTTTGAAG ACTAATCCCAAAACCTCCAGTCACAAGTACGATCCCACGGAGGAAAGTGGGTCTGGTTTCCGGATGGAGCCACCTAGAGGAGCTAGGAAGAATGGCTACACTCATTCTAGTTCAGTGGCACACACTAGTTTAGTAGGATCATCATTGAACAGGCCGGGAGCCCCTGCAAGATACAATGGTGAGTCAAAGGCACAGAAGTCTCACATGCCTCCAGCAGCTGCAGACCTGTCCAATTCTCCGCATAAAGATGAAAGAGTAGCTAGAAAAGAACCTGGAATg GGATATGTACCAAAGAAGAACAGAATCCACTACTCTGGACCATTGATGCCACCAGGAGGTAACATTGAAGATATGCTCAAAGAGCATGAGAGACAAATCCAACAAGCTGTTCGTAAAGCACGACTTGACAAGACCAGAACCAATAAAAACTACGATGGTTACCATTAA